One window of Epinephelus fuscoguttatus linkage group LG9, E.fuscoguttatus.final_Chr_v1 genomic DNA carries:
- the zgc:113229 gene encoding uncharacterized protein zgc:113229: MSQSRDPKDSQALLQSMLQRLKLQPGREGQPYLHTPVPSTAASTWRQGGEKGASSSPVNGFEFGANGIPSKEFGFSAADSKLGLKGGEIQQPGRGSVVDGVVVSFPSQKDNTDGGTGEDRVLGQVTQPGITPTGTGQLFPAKSLKDGDITSFDRTNGERGSFGRSSSTTRNIPSDKDAVTNMGQNQDQFQGFTPKVYTWALKPTDTGSQENEVSHMGNGGFGALAQSKDMQIVPAKGSARRKQRPSENKTRRWTQMIKERWRDRPGSFGKKGKEEGRVDQRSEGTEISPQNQQSTMETFINTSNKEEERTLPSQDISGPSNTPHTDGSTNEGFMRSMGDFEFGLGSFSLLDEIVTGQEWGKFLNPNLSGTTANQRPSEFNIPTNPYDSGQSSSILNQHGGVTNQWSFRGTEGTSPDLDFSMAQISPDAFQPVSMDVSEGKQAAAQDVQAVRTEPMEHGRNRRPPSSVQPEDILNSALKKRVSLSRKRQHQSADNIDGGHDGKGADREASTSSLRLTSNHVMDETGESQHDDLMPLHTLHSPPPPPLSPSAPFAPAPRGVLKHSISHDSQCSMETATKRRRVEENRRVHFSEEVVTIEPPVLEMDGTDSEEDSGADEDSVIEQDSEEEGQVAMEEVAAPARRAALPAWIRALKRKNTGRKLR, translated from the exons ATGTCTCAGTCACGTGATCCAAAAGACTCTCAGGCCTTGCTGCAGTCCATGCTGCAGAGACTAAAGCTCCAGCCAGGAAGAGAGGGCCAGCCATACCTGCACACACCTGTACCCAGCACAGCTGCTTCCACATGGAGGCAAGGTGGAGAGAAAGGAGCCTCCAGCTCTCCTGTGAATGGCTTTGAGTTTGGAGCTAATGGTATCCCCTCTAAAGAGTTTGGGTTCTCCGCTGCGGACAGTAAGTTAGGCCTAAAAGGTGGGGAAATCCAGCAACCAGGTCGTGGCTCTGTAGTGGACGGGGTTGTCGTTTCCTTTCCCTCCCAAAAAGACAACACTGATGGTGGCACGGGTGAGGACAGGGTGTTGGGACAGGTCACGCAGCCTGGGATCACCCCAACAGGAACAGGGCAGCTGTTTCCTGCGAAATCACTTAAGGATGGTGATATCACTTCCTTTGACAGGACTAATGGGGAGAGGGGGAGTTTTGGCAGAAGCTCTTCAACGACAAGGAACATCCCCAGTGACAAAGATGCTGTCACGAACATGGGACAGAATCAGGACCAGTTCCAGGGTTTTACACCCAAAGTCTACACGTGGGCTCTGAAGCCCACAGACACGGGAAGTCAAGAGAACGAAGTGTCGCACATGGGAAATGGAGGATTTGGAGCTTTGGCACAAAgtaaagacatgcagattgtcCCAGCGAAAGGAAGCGCCAGAAGAAAACAGCGACCATCTGAGAATAAAACACGAAGATGGACCCAGATGAtcaaggagagatggagggacagGCCGGGGAGTTTTGGCAAGAAGGGGAAAGAAGAAGGGCGAGTGGACCAGAGGAGTGAAGGAACTGAA ATTTCACCTCAAAACCAGCAATCAACAATGGAAACTTTCATCAACACATCAAATAAGGAAGAAGAAAGGACCCTCCCATCACAAGACATCAGTGGTCCCAGTAACACCCCTCACACAGACGGCAGCACTAACGAGGGATTTATGAG GTCGATGGGTGACTTTGAGTTTGGCCTGGGCTCCTTTAGCTTGCTGGACGAGATAGTCACGGGTCAAGAGTGGGGCAAGTTCCTAAACCCCAACCTATCAGGCaccacagccaatcagagaccaTCAGAATTCAATATTCCAACAAATCCTTATGATAGTGGTCAGTCATCTTCAATTCTGAACCAACACGGCGGTGTGACCAACCAGTGGAGCTTCAGAGGAACTGAGGGGACATCACCAGATTTAGATTTCAGCATGGCACAAATATCACCTGATGCTTTCCAACCTGTCAGCATGGACGTGTCAGAGGGAAAACAAGCTGCGGCTCAGGATGTTCAGGCAGTTCGCACAGAACCCATGGAGCATGGACGTAATCGTAGACCTCCTTCATCTGTACAG cctGAAGATATTCTGAACTCAGCACTGAAGAAGAGAGTCAGCCTCAGCAGGAAGAGGCAGCATCAGTCAGCTGACAACATAGATGGTGGACATGATGGAAAAGGGGCAGACAGAG AGGCTTCCACATCTTCACTGAGGCTAACAAGCAACCACGTGATGGACGAGACGGGAGAGTCACAACATGATGACCTCATGCCTCTACACACCCtacactctcctcctcctcctcctctctctccatccgCTCCCTTTGCTCCTGCACCCCGAGGCGTCCTCAAACACTCCATTTCCCATGATTCACAGTGCTCAAtggaaacagcaacaaaaagg AGGCGAGTCGAGGAGAACAGGCGGGTTCATTTTTCAGAGGAGGTGGTGACCATAGAGCCTCCTGTGCTGGAGATGGATGGTACAGACTCGGAGGAGGATTCAGGAGCAGATGAGGACTCTGTGATAGAGCaggacagtgaggaggaggGGCAGGTAGCGATGGAGGAGGTGGCAGCACCAGCACGTCGAGCCGCTCTCCCTGCGTGGATACGGGCTCTGAAGAGGAAGAACACGGGGAGGAAGCTCAGATAG